Below is a genomic region from Leifsonia sp. Root112D2.
GTCCGTCATTTGTCCCCAATTATCCACAGAGTTATCCACCGCCGTGTGCTCATTACCGTAGCGATCTCCCCCACTACGTGGCCAGAGCTGGGGATAACTTAGATGCTCACGCTAGCCAATGGAAACCACAACCATCAAATTGGAATCGGCATCAACGGCGCGTCATGCTCAGTGTTAGTACTGATTGCGGAGATAATCAACGCTTTTTGCCCGCCCGGTTTGACCTGAAGGCATACACCACGTAGTTTTAAGCGGTTGACTTCAGCCATTTCAGGCTGCCCAGAATCTTTTTCGAGAAGAGAACCCCCAATGAGCAAGAGAACCTTCCAGCCGAACAATCGCCGCCGCGCCAAGGTGCACGGTTTCCGCCTGCGTATGCGCACCCGTGCCGGCCGCAGCATTCTCTCCGCTCGCCGCCGCAAGGGTCGCACGGAACTCTCCGCTTAGTCCGTCCATCCTTCCACCGTGCTGGCCAAAGCTCACCGCATCACGCAGGGGGCCGACTACAAAATGGTGGTTCGCCGGGGACGTCGTGTGGTCCTACCACACACGGTCACTTACGTCCGGCAGGACGCATCCGGTTCTCTCGTGCGCTTCGGTTTCATTGTGGGTAAGTCGGTGGGTAACGCGGTACATCGCAATCGAGTACGTCGACGCATGAAGGCCGTGTGCTTTGATTTACTCCCAGAGATCGGGCCCGGTACTGACATCGTCGTCAGGGCATTACCAGCGTCTGTGGATGCCGGGTGGACTACCCTGCAGGAAGAGATATCCCGCGCCGTGACCAGAGGCACCTCCCGATCATGAATTCAGCTCTCAACGCTGCAGTATTGCTCCCGCGCAACGTCGCGGTGCTTGCGTTGCGTGGATATCGGGCTGGAATCTCTCCTCTCTATGGCGATGTCTGCCGGTACTATCCCTCGTGTTCGGCCTACGCCTTGAAGGCCGTTCAGGAACACGGTGTGGTGATCGGATCAGCCTTGGCCGCACGCAGAATCGCCCGGTGCCACCCGTGGGCCAAGGGCGGAATCGATGATGTTCCATTGAGGCACGTGCATCGGTACCACACGACCCCATTCGGATTTGTCGTCGCTGGCGACCACAGAAAGGCCTGACTCAACACCATGGACATCATCGGCACAGTTCTTTGGCCCATCAAATGGGTCGTGGAACTCATTCTCGTGGCGTTCCACTGGTTGTTCACCAATGTGGGCATGGATACCGCGGGCGGGCTCACTTGGGTGTTGTCCATCGTCGGGCTCACCGTCGTCATTCGTGCCGCTCTGATACCCATCTTCGTCAAGCAGATCAAGAACCAGCGCCGCATGCTCGAGGTGGCGCCGCAACTCAAGAAGATCCAGGAGAAGTACAAGGGTAAGAAGGACCAGTTCTCGCGGGAGGCCATGAGCCGCGAGACGATGGCGCTCTATAAGGAAACGGGCACCAACCCACTCAGTTCGTGTCTGCCGTTGCTGTTGCAGATGCCCATCTTCTTCAGTCTGTTCTCCGTGTTGAACGATGCACAGAAGGGCAAGGCCGGCGTCGGTCCCCTCGACGCCCATCTTGGACAGCTGTTTGCGCACGCGCAATTGTTT
It encodes:
- the rpmH gene encoding 50S ribosomal protein L34, whose translation is MSKRTFQPNNRRRAKVHGFRLRMRTRAGRSILSARRRKGRTELSA
- the rnpA gene encoding ribonuclease P protein component, whose protein sequence is MLAKAHRITQGADYKMVVRRGRRVVLPHTVTYVRQDASGSLVRFGFIVGKSVGNAVHRNRVRRRMKAVCFDLLPEIGPGTDIVVRALPASVDAGWTTLQEEISRAVTRGTSRS
- the yidD gene encoding membrane protein insertion efficiency factor YidD, with the translated sequence MNSALNAAVLLPRNVAVLALRGYRAGISPLYGDVCRYYPSCSAYALKAVQEHGVVIGSALAARRIARCHPWAKGGIDDVPLRHVHRYHTTPFGFVVAGDHRKA